The proteins below come from a single Streptomyces tubercidicus genomic window:
- a CDS encoding Pro-rich N-terminal domain-containing protein has product MQYAVGAPLPPPHGQASGPGAAMHWTPHPGGHIPAGPTPGGHAPGGHAPGGHTPPASPPAPAAPPPAAQQPAPAGQGWHAPAHGQAPPAPQGMDVTGHVPLPPGAPVPLPSPPTDAAPDAAHTAVAVLLIGPAGAGKTSVARHWADTRRVPTAHISLDDVREWVRSGFADPQAGWNEHSEAQYRLARRTCGFAARNFLANGISCILDDAVFPDRPVVGLGGWKRHVGPGLLPIVLLPGLEIVLERNARRSGNRRLSDEEVARIHGRMAGWYGSGLPIIDNSQHDVATTVRVLDDVVARSIASPPNW; this is encoded by the coding sequence ATGCAGTACGCAGTGGGGGCTCCGCTGCCGCCGCCCCACGGGCAGGCATCAGGACCCGGGGCCGCCATGCACTGGACGCCCCACCCGGGAGGGCACATCCCGGCAGGGCCTACCCCCGGAGGGCACGCCCCTGGGGGGCACGCCCCGGGAGGGCACACCCCGCCCGCCTCGCCACCGGCCCCCGCCGCCCCGCCGCCGGCCGCGCAGCAGCCCGCCCCCGCCGGCCAGGGCTGGCACGCGCCCGCGCACGGGCAGGCCCCGCCCGCCCCCCAGGGCATGGACGTCACCGGCCATGTACCGCTGCCCCCGGGCGCCCCGGTGCCACTGCCCAGCCCGCCCACCGACGCCGCACCGGACGCCGCGCACACGGCCGTCGCGGTGCTGCTGATCGGCCCGGCCGGGGCCGGCAAGACCAGCGTGGCGCGCCACTGGGCCGACACTCGGCGGGTGCCGACCGCGCACATCAGCCTCGACGATGTCCGCGAATGGGTCCGGTCCGGCTTCGCCGACCCGCAGGCCGGCTGGAACGAGCACTCCGAGGCCCAGTACCGCCTCGCCCGCCGTACCTGCGGCTTCGCGGCCCGCAACTTCCTCGCCAACGGCATCTCCTGCATCCTCGACGACGCCGTCTTCCCCGACCGGCCGGTGGTCGGCCTCGGCGGCTGGAAGCGCCATGTAGGACCCGGTCTGCTGCCGATCGTGCTGCTGCCCGGCCTGGAGATCGTGCTGGAGCGCAACGCCCGGCGCAGCGGCAACCGCCGGCTCTCCGACGAAGAGGTGGCGAGGATCCACGGGCGGATGGCCGGCTGGTACGGCTCCGGCCTGCCGATCATCGACAACTCCCAGCACGACGTCGCCACGACGGTGCGGGTGCTGGACGACGTCGTCGCCCGCAGCATCGCCAGCCCGCCCAACTGGTAG
- the mltG gene encoding endolytic transglycosylase MltG encodes MTEYGRGYSSEPWHPEDPLYGDQGSSRGQEQQPQWDGQQAHRYPQQADPYAQQQYNGGWDGSQGGQLPYDPYDPYGQQPPADPYGGGGPDHYAAPEAYPPPQHPHPPQQAQQPPQGMRQQQQYQQPPHPQQGEPYYDEGTRADDDWRAGPEPHEPEPREPEHAFFADRGEDDDRDDADPREERRGGRERRGKKTKKNKRRSGRACLVVTLFFAGAVGTVGYFGYDFIVSHFGSAPDYEGDGTGDVQVDIPENSTILQMGLALKQAGVIKSADAFSEAAVDSKKDKILQPGTYSLRKRMSAASAIELMVNPKSRNGLTIREGLRSADVYKLIDKKLHLKTGTTKDVAETDAKSLGLPSWAKDSPKTKDPLEGFLYPSTYSVGEKAKPAAVLKQMVTRANQVYARYDLEGNAQKLHLESPMQLLTVASLTQAEGKYKHDFVKVARVVYNRLKPNNTETYGLLDFDSTVNYARSKSTLDTGSVDDLRHFNDPYNTYKFKGLPPGPIGNPGEEALRSAIKPAKGNWYYFVSINPEKTLFAETNEQHERNRRIYLKEQEKNK; translated from the coding sequence ATGACCGAGTATGGCCGGGGCTATAGCTCCGAACCGTGGCATCCCGAGGACCCGCTCTACGGAGACCAGGGTTCCTCCAGAGGCCAGGAGCAGCAGCCTCAGTGGGACGGACAGCAGGCCCACCGGTATCCCCAGCAGGCTGACCCATATGCCCAGCAGCAGTACAACGGCGGCTGGGACGGTTCGCAGGGCGGGCAGCTGCCCTACGACCCGTACGACCCCTACGGGCAGCAGCCGCCGGCCGACCCGTACGGCGGGGGCGGACCCGACCACTACGCGGCTCCGGAGGCCTATCCGCCGCCGCAGCACCCGCATCCGCCGCAGCAGGCCCAGCAGCCCCCGCAGGGGATGCGGCAGCAACAGCAGTACCAGCAGCCGCCGCACCCCCAGCAGGGGGAGCCCTACTACGACGAGGGCACCCGCGCCGACGACGACTGGCGGGCCGGGCCGGAGCCGCATGAGCCGGAGCCGCGCGAGCCGGAGCACGCGTTCTTCGCGGACCGCGGTGAGGACGACGACCGTGACGACGCCGACCCGCGCGAGGAGCGCCGGGGCGGCCGTGAGCGGCGCGGCAAGAAGACCAAGAAGAACAAACGGCGCAGCGGTCGGGCCTGCCTGGTCGTGACCCTGTTCTTCGCCGGAGCGGTCGGCACCGTCGGCTATTTCGGCTATGACTTCATCGTGAGCCACTTCGGCTCGGCCCCCGACTACGAGGGCGACGGCACCGGCGATGTCCAGGTCGATATCCCGGAGAACTCCACGATCCTGCAAATGGGTCTGGCCCTGAAGCAGGCAGGCGTGATCAAGAGCGCCGACGCGTTCTCCGAGGCGGCCGTCGACAGCAAGAAGGACAAAATCCTGCAGCCGGGGACGTATTCCCTGCGCAAGCGCATGTCCGCGGCCTCGGCCATCGAGCTGATGGTGAACCCCAAGAGCCGCAACGGCCTCACGATCCGTGAAGGGCTGCGCTCCGCCGACGTCTACAAGCTCATCGACAAAAAGCTTCACCTCAAGACGGGCACGACCAAGGACGTCGCCGAGACCGACGCCAAGAGCCTCGGGCTGCCTTCGTGGGCCAAGGACTCCCCGAAGACAAAGGACCCGCTGGAGGGATTCCTCTACCCGTCGACCTACAGCGTCGGGGAAAAGGCCAAGCCGGCCGCGGTCCTGAAGCAGATGGTGACGCGGGCGAACCAGGTGTACGCGAGGTACGACCTGGAGGGCAATGCGCAGAAGCTGCACCTCGAATCGCCGATGCAGCTGCTCACCGTCGCCAGCCTCACCCAGGCCGAGGGCAAGTACAAGCACGACTTCGTCAAGGTCGCCCGGGTCGTCTACAACCGCCTCAAGCCGAACAACACCGAGACCTACGGTCTGCTCGATTTCGACTCGACGGTGAATTACGCCAGGTCCAAGAGCACCCTGGACACCGGATCCGTCGACGATCTGCGGCACTTCAACGATCCCTACAACACCTACAAGTTCAAGGGACTGCCGCCGGGGCCGATCGGCAACCCGGGCGAAGAGGCGCTGCGCTCGGCCATCAAGCCGGCCAAGGGCAACTGGTACTACTTCGTCTCGATCAATCCGGAAAAGACGCTGTTCGCCGAGACGAACGAGCAGCATGAACGCAACCGCCGCATTTACCTCAAGGAACAAGAGAAGAACAAGTAA
- a CDS encoding shikimate kinase encodes MTSPVVVLIGPPGAGKSTVGALLAERLGVGYRDTDADIVATAGRPIAEIFIDEGEPYFRDLERAAVRDALDGHPGVLALGGGAILDEGTRKLLTGLPVVFLDVQLADAVKRVGLDAPRPLLAVNPRKQWRELMERRRPLYTEVARAVIDTAERTPEQVAEAILDALEPGQAAGDAPQAAHREEQA; translated from the coding sequence GTGACGTCCCCGGTCGTCGTCCTGATCGGCCCGCCCGGGGCCGGCAAGTCGACGGTGGGCGCACTACTGGCCGAGCGGCTGGGCGTCGGGTACCGGGACACCGACGCCGATATCGTCGCCACGGCCGGCCGGCCGATCGCCGAGATCTTCATCGACGAGGGCGAGCCGTACTTCCGCGACCTGGAACGGGCCGCGGTACGTGACGCGCTCGACGGCCACCCGGGAGTGCTCGCGCTCGGCGGCGGCGCGATCCTCGACGAGGGCACCCGCAAGCTGCTGACCGGGCTGCCGGTGGTCTTCCTGGATGTCCAGCTCGCGGACGCCGTCAAGCGGGTGGGCCTCGACGCGCCCCGCCCGCTGCTGGCCGTCAATCCGCGCAAGCAGTGGCGCGAGCTGATGGAGCGCCGCCGTCCGCTGTACACCGAGGTCGCGCGGGCCGTGATCGACACGGCGGAGCGGACCCCCGAGCAGGTCGCCGAGGCGATTCTGGACGCGTTGGAGCCAGGCCAGGCCGCGGGAGACGCCCCGCAGGCCGCCCACAGGGAGGAACAGGCATGA
- the aroQ gene encoding type II 3-dehydroquinate dehydratase — protein MSAQPRRVLVLNGPNLGRLGSREPDVYGATSYSGLVEECTRLGKELGFAAEVRETNDEGEMIRWLHEAADGSIPVIINPGAFTHYSYGMRDAAAQRTAPLIEVHISNPYAREEFRHNSVIAAIASGTVAGFGIGSYRLALRALAEELNG, from the coding sequence ATGAGTGCGCAGCCCCGTCGGGTGCTCGTCCTCAACGGGCCCAACCTCGGCCGGCTGGGCTCCCGTGAGCCGGACGTCTACGGCGCCACCTCCTACAGCGGACTGGTCGAGGAGTGCACCAGGCTCGGCAAGGAGCTGGGGTTCGCGGCCGAGGTACGGGAGACCAACGACGAGGGGGAGATGATCCGCTGGCTGCACGAGGCGGCCGACGGATCGATTCCGGTCATCATCAACCCCGGTGCCTTCACGCACTATTCGTACGGCATGCGGGACGCGGCCGCCCAGCGCACCGCCCCGCTGATCGAGGTGCATATCTCCAACCCGTACGCCCGCGAGGAGTTCCGCCACAATTCGGTCATCGCGGCCATCGCCAGCGGTACGGTCGCCGGCTTCGGCATCGGCTCGTACCGTCTGGCGCTCCGCGCGCTGGCCGAGGAACTGAACGGCTGA
- the ruvX gene encoding Holliday junction resolvase RuvX: MRRGRRIAVDVGDARIGVASCDPDGVLATPVETVPGRDVPSAHRRLKAIIEEYEPLEVVVGLPRSLNGGEGPAAAKVRAFAQEMARNIAPVGVRLVDERMSTVTATQGLRASGVRSKKGRSVVDQAAAVVILQSALETERVSGEPPGEGVEVVI, translated from the coding sequence ATGCGACGCGGCCGGCGCATCGCCGTGGATGTCGGGGACGCCCGTATCGGGGTCGCCTCGTGCGACCCCGACGGGGTCCTCGCCACCCCCGTCGAGACCGTGCCGGGACGTGACGTTCCGTCAGCACACCGCCGGCTCAAGGCGATCATCGAGGAGTACGAGCCCCTCGAAGTCGTGGTCGGTCTGCCCCGCTCCCTCAACGGGGGAGAGGGGCCGGCCGCGGCCAAGGTCCGGGCCTTCGCCCAGGAGATGGCCAGGAACATCGCCCCCGTAGGGGTCCGGCTGGTCGATGAGCGGATGTCGACGGTCACGGCCACCCAGGGGCTGCGGGCCTCGGGGGTCCGGAGCAAGAAGGGCCGCTCGGTGGTCGACCAGGCGGCCGCGGTGGTGATCCTGCAGAGCGCGCTGGAGACCGAACGCGTCTCCGGGGAACCTCCGGGCGAGGGCGTCGAAGTGGTCATCTGA
- a CDS encoding shikimate dehydrogenase: protein MSATRRAAVLGSPIAHSLSPVLHRAAYAELGLGDWAYDRYEIDEAALPGFLEKLGPEWAGLSLTMPLKRAVIPLLDEISATAASVEAVNTVVLTSDGRRAGDNTDIPGMIAALEERGVRQVERASVLGAGATASSALAALSRICTGEVTAYVRSAARADEMRGWGERLGVTVRTAAWEDAAAAFEAPLTIATTPAGTTDALAAAVPDRPGTLFDVLYEPWPTALATAWAERCGAVVGGLDLLVHQAVLQVERMTGCAPAPLAAMRAAGEAALAAR, encoded by the coding sequence ATGAGCGCCACCCGTCGGGCTGCGGTACTCGGCTCCCCGATCGCCCACTCCCTCTCCCCGGTACTTCACCGCGCCGCCTACGCGGAACTGGGGCTGGGGGACTGGGCGTACGACCGCTACGAAATCGACGAGGCGGCGCTGCCCGGCTTTCTGGAAAAGCTCGGCCCCGAATGGGCGGGCCTCTCGCTGACCATGCCGCTCAAGCGCGCGGTGATTCCGCTGCTCGACGAGATCAGCGCCACCGCGGCCTCCGTCGAGGCGGTGAACACCGTCGTCCTCACCTCCGACGGCCGCCGGGCCGGTGACAACACCGATATCCCCGGCATGATCGCCGCACTGGAGGAGCGCGGGGTGCGGCAGGTCGAGAGGGCCTCGGTGCTGGGGGCCGGAGCCACCGCGTCCTCGGCGCTCGCCGCGCTCTCCCGGATCTGCACCGGCGAGGTCACCGCGTATGTCCGCAGCGCGGCGCGCGCCGACGAGATGCGCGGCTGGGGCGAGCGGCTCGGGGTCACGGTCCGCACCGCCGCCTGGGAGGACGCCGCCGCGGCCTTCGAGGCGCCGCTGACCATCGCCACCACCCCGGCGGGGACCACCGACGCCCTCGCCGCCGCCGTCCCCGACCGGCCCGGCACGCTCTTCGATGTGCTCTACGAGCCCTGGCCGACGGCGCTGGCCACGGCCTGGGCCGAGCGCTGCGGCGCCGTGGTCGGCGGCCTGGACCTCCTGGTCCACCAGGCCGTCCTCCAGGTGGAGCGGATGACGGGGTGCGCTCCGGCGCCGCTGGCCGCGATGCGCGCGGCGGGCGAGGCGGCGCTGGCGGCCCGCTGA
- the aroB gene encoding 3-dehydroquinate synthase codes for MTEQATRIQVGGTAGTDPYEVLVGRQLLGELPGLIGDGVKRVAVLHPEALAATGEALREDLASQGYEAIAIQLPNAEESKTAEVAAYCWKALGQSGFTRSDVIVGVGGGATTDLAGFVAATWLRGVRWIAVPTTVLGMVDAAVGGKTGINTAEGKNLVGAFHPPAGVLCDLAALDSLPVHDYVSGLAEVIKAGFIADPAILDLIESDPEAAKRPDGAHTAELIERAIRVKAEVVSADLKESGLREILNYGHTLAHAIEKNERYNWRHGAAVSVGMVFAAELGRIAGRLDDATADRHRSVLEAVGLPLTYRGDQWPKLLETMKVDKKSRGDRLRFIVLDGLAKPTVLEGPDPAMLLAAHAEIAA; via the coding sequence ATGACGGAGCAGGCCACCCGTATCCAGGTAGGCGGCACGGCCGGCACCGATCCGTACGAGGTGCTCGTCGGGCGGCAGCTGCTCGGTGAACTGCCCGGCCTGATCGGCGACGGGGTCAAGCGGGTCGCGGTGCTGCACCCGGAGGCGCTGGCCGCCACGGGCGAGGCGCTGCGCGAGGATCTCGCCTCCCAGGGCTACGAGGCGATCGCCATCCAGCTGCCGAACGCCGAGGAGTCCAAGACCGCCGAGGTCGCGGCCTACTGCTGGAAGGCGCTCGGCCAGTCCGGCTTCACCCGCAGCGATGTGATCGTCGGGGTCGGCGGCGGTGCCACCACCGACCTGGCCGGATTCGTCGCCGCGACCTGGCTGCGCGGGGTGCGCTGGATCGCCGTACCGACCACCGTGCTCGGCATGGTGGACGCGGCCGTCGGCGGCAAGACCGGCATCAACACCGCCGAGGGCAAGAACCTCGTCGGGGCCTTCCACCCGCCGGCCGGTGTCCTCTGCGATCTGGCCGCGCTGGACTCGCTGCCGGTGCACGACTACGTCTCCGGTCTGGCCGAGGTCATCAAGGCCGGCTTCATCGCCGACCCGGCGATCCTCGACCTGATCGAGTCGGACCCGGAGGCCGCCAAACGCCCGGACGGCGCGCACACCGCCGAGCTGATCGAGCGGGCGATCCGGGTCAAGGCCGAGGTGGTCTCCGCGGACCTCAAGGAGTCCGGTCTGCGGGAGATCCTCAACTACGGCCACACCCTGGCGCACGCCATCGAGAAGAACGAGCGCTACAACTGGCGGCACGGCGCGGCCGTCTCCGTCGGCATGGTCTTCGCCGCCGAACTCGGCCGGATCGCCGGCCGCCTGGACGACGCCACCGCCGACCGGCACCGCTCCGTCCTGGAGGCCGTCGGGCTGCCGCTGACCTACCGGGGCGACCAGTGGCCCAAGCTGCTGGAGACCATGAAGGTCGACAAGAAGTCCCGCGGCGACCGGCTGCGCTTCATCGTCCTGGACGGCCTGGCCAAGCCGACCGTCCTGGAGGGCCCGGACCCGGCCATGCTGCTCGCCGCGCACGCGGAGATCGCGGCATGA
- the alaS gene encoding alanine--tRNA ligase: MESAEIRRRWLRFFEERGHTVVPSASLIADDPTLLLVNAGMVPFKPYFLGEVKPPAPRATSVQKCVRTPDIEEVGKTTRHGTFFQMCGNFSFGDYFKEGAIKYAWELLTGSQADGGYGLDPEKLWITVYLDDDEAERIWHEVVGVPKERIQRLGKKENYWSMGVPGPCGPCSEINYDRGPEFGIEGGPAVNDERYVEIWNLVFMQYERGAGTSKEDFEILGELPSKNIDTGLGLERLAMILQDVPNMYETDTLRVVIDKATELSGVRYGDSDATDVSLRVVADHIRTSTMLIGDGVTPGNEGRGYVLRRIMRRAIRNMRLLGASGLVVGELLDVVIKTMGQQYPELLEDRRRIETVALAEEAAFVKTLKAGTNILDTAVTDTKSAGSTVLPGDKAFLLHDTWGFPIDLTLEMAAEQGLSVDEDGFRRLMKEQRERAKADAQAKKSGHADLSAYREVADKSGSTEFTGYSATEGESTVVGLLVNGAPAPAAHEGDEVEVVLDRTPFYAEGGGQLADSGKIKLDSGAVVEVRDVQQPVPGVTVHKGVVQVGEVVLGSAAYATIDVTRRRAIARAHSATHLTHQALRDALGPTAAQAGSENSPGRFRFDFGSPAAVPGGVLTDVEQKINEVLSRELDVHAEVMSMEDAKKQGAIAEFGEKYGDRVRVVTIGDFSKELCGGTHVHNTAQLGLVKLLGESSIGSGVRRVEALVGVDAYKFLAREHTVVSQLTELVKGRPEELPEKISGVLAKLKDAEKEIEKFRAEKVLQAAAGLAEGAKDVRGVALAAGQVPDGTSADDLRKLVLDVRGRIQGDRAAVVALFSVANGRPVTVIATNEAARERGIKAGDLVRTAAKTLGGGGGGKPDVAQGGGQNPAAVPEAIEAVERLVAEAA, translated from the coding sequence ATGGAGTCGGCTGAAATCCGCCGCCGCTGGCTGCGCTTCTTCGAGGAGCGCGGGCACACCGTCGTGCCGTCGGCGTCGCTCATCGCGGACGACCCGACGCTGCTGCTCGTCAACGCGGGCATGGTCCCCTTCAAGCCGTACTTCCTCGGTGAGGTCAAGCCGCCCGCCCCGCGCGCCACCAGCGTGCAGAAGTGCGTGCGTACGCCGGACATCGAAGAGGTCGGCAAGACCACCCGGCACGGCACGTTCTTCCAGATGTGCGGCAACTTCTCCTTCGGCGACTACTTCAAGGAAGGCGCCATCAAGTACGCCTGGGAGCTGCTGACCGGCTCCCAGGCCGACGGTGGCTACGGCCTCGACCCGGAGAAGCTCTGGATCACCGTCTACCTCGACGACGACGAGGCCGAGCGCATCTGGCACGAGGTCGTCGGGGTGCCCAAGGAGCGCATCCAGCGCCTGGGCAAGAAGGAGAACTACTGGTCCATGGGCGTCCCGGGCCCCTGCGGACCGTGCTCCGAGATCAACTACGACCGCGGCCCCGAGTTCGGCATCGAGGGCGGCCCGGCCGTCAACGACGAGCGGTATGTGGAGATCTGGAACCTGGTCTTCATGCAGTACGAGCGCGGCGCGGGCACGAGCAAGGAGGACTTCGAGATCCTCGGCGAGCTGCCCAGCAAGAACATCGACACCGGCCTCGGTCTTGAGCGCCTGGCGATGATCCTGCAGGACGTGCCGAACATGTACGAGACGGACACCCTGCGTGTCGTCATCGACAAGGCCACCGAGCTCTCCGGTGTGCGCTACGGCGACTCCGACGCCACCGATGTCTCGCTCCGCGTCGTCGCCGACCACATCCGTACGTCCACGATGCTCATCGGCGACGGCGTCACCCCCGGCAACGAGGGCCGTGGCTACGTCCTGCGCCGCATCATGCGCCGCGCCATCCGCAACATGCGGCTGCTGGGCGCCAGCGGGCTGGTCGTCGGCGAGCTGCTGGACGTGGTCATCAAGACCATGGGCCAGCAGTACCCGGAGCTGCTGGAGGACCGCCGCCGCATCGAGACGGTCGCCCTCGCCGAGGAGGCCGCCTTCGTCAAGACGCTGAAGGCCGGCACCAACATCCTCGACACCGCCGTGACGGACACCAAGTCCGCCGGCTCCACGGTCCTGCCCGGCGACAAGGCCTTCCTGCTCCACGACACCTGGGGCTTCCCGATCGACCTCACCCTCGAAATGGCCGCAGAACAGGGCCTGTCGGTGGACGAGGACGGCTTCCGCCGCCTGATGAAGGAGCAGCGGGAGCGCGCCAAGGCCGACGCCCAGGCCAAGAAGAGCGGCCACGCCGACCTGTCGGCCTACCGCGAGGTCGCCGACAAGTCCGGCAGCACGGAGTTCACCGGCTACAGCGCCACCGAGGGCGAGTCCACCGTCGTCGGCCTCCTGGTCAACGGCGCCCCGGCCCCCGCCGCCCACGAGGGCGACGAGGTCGAGGTCGTGCTGGACCGCACCCCGTTCTACGCCGAGGGCGGCGGCCAGCTCGCCGACAGCGGCAAGATCAAGCTGGACTCCGGCGCCGTCGTCGAGGTCCGTGACGTCCAGCAGCCGGTGCCCGGTGTCACGGTCCACAAGGGCGTCGTCCAGGTCGGCGAGGTGGTGCTCGGCTCCGCCGCGTACGCCACCATCGACGTCACCCGTCGGCGCGCCATCGCCCGCGCCCACAGCGCCACCCACCTCACCCACCAGGCGCTGCGTGACGCTCTCGGCCCGACGGCCGCGCAGGCCGGCTCGGAGAACTCCCCGGGCCGCTTCCGCTTCGACTTCGGCTCGCCGGCCGCCGTGCCCGGCGGGGTCCTCACGGACGTCGAGCAGAAGATCAACGAGGTGCTCTCCCGTGAGCTCGATGTGCATGCCGAGGTCATGAGCATGGAGGACGCCAAGAAGCAGGGCGCCATCGCCGAATTCGGTGAGAAGTACGGCGACCGTGTCCGGGTCGTCACCATCGGCGACTTCTCCAAGGAGCTGTGCGGCGGCACCCACGTCCACAACACCGCCCAGCTGGGCCTGGTGAAGCTGCTCGGCGAATCGTCCATCGGCTCCGGTGTGCGCCGGGTCGAGGCCCTGGTCGGCGTGGACGCGTACAAGTTCCTGGCCCGTGAGCACACCGTCGTCTCGCAGCTCACCGAGCTGGTCAAGGGCCGCCCGGAGGAGCTGCCGGAGAAGATCTCCGGTGTCCTGGCCAAGCTGAAGGACGCCGAGAAGGAGATCGAGAAGTTCCGCGCCGAGAAGGTGCTGCAGGCCGCCGCGGGGCTGGCCGAGGGCGCCAAGGACGTGCGCGGGGTGGCGCTGGCCGCCGGGCAGGTCCCGGACGGCACCTCCGCCGACGATCTGCGCAAGCTGGTGCTGGACGTCCGCGGCCGGATCCAGGGTGACCGCGCCGCCGTCGTGGCGCTGTTCTCGGTCGCCAACGGCCGCCCGGTGACGGTGATCGCCACCAACGAGGCCGCCCGCGAGCGCGGCATCAAGGCCGGTGACCTGGTCCGTACCGCCGCCAAGACGCTCGGCGGCGGTGGCGGCGGCAAGCCGGACGTCGCCCAGGGCGGCGGTCAGAACCCCGCCGCGGTGCCCGAGGCCATCGAGGCCGTCGAGCGCCTCGTCGCCGAGGCGGCCTGA
- the aroC gene encoding chorismate synthase — protein MSRLRWLTAGESHGPALVATLEGLPAGVPITTEMVADALARRRLGYGRGARMKFEQDQVTFLGGVRHGLSLGSPVAIMVGNTEWPKWEQVMAADPVDPEELAALARNAPLTRPRPGHADLAGMQKYGFDEARPILERASARETAARVALGTVARSFLKETAGIEIVSHVVELAAAKAPYGVLPKPSDVERLDADPVRCLDADASEAMVAEIDQAHKDGDTLGGVVEVLAYGVPVGLGSHVHWDRRLDARLAAALMGIQAIKGVEVGDGFDLARVPGSKAHDEILSTDDGIRRSSGRSGGTEGGLTTGELLRVRAAMKPIATVPKALATIDVSTGEAAKAHHQRSDVCAVPAAGIVAEAMVALVLADAVVEKFGGDSVPETRRNVRTFLDNLAIK, from the coding sequence TTGAGCAGGTTGCGCTGGCTGACGGCGGGGGAGTCGCACGGCCCCGCACTCGTGGCGACGCTGGAGGGCCTTCCGGCCGGCGTGCCCATCACCACGGAGATGGTGGCGGACGCGCTGGCGCGGCGCCGGCTCGGCTATGGCCGCGGTGCCCGGATGAAGTTCGAGCAGGACCAGGTCACCTTCCTGGGCGGGGTGCGGCACGGTCTGTCGCTGGGCTCGCCCGTCGCGATCATGGTCGGCAACACCGAGTGGCCCAAGTGGGAGCAGGTGATGGCGGCCGACCCGGTGGACCCGGAGGAGCTGGCCGCGCTGGCCCGTAACGCGCCGCTGACCCGTCCCCGCCCCGGCCACGCCGATCTCGCCGGTATGCAGAAGTACGGCTTCGACGAGGCCCGCCCCATCCTGGAGCGCGCCTCCGCCCGCGAGACCGCCGCCCGGGTCGCCCTCGGCACGGTCGCCCGCTCCTTCCTCAAGGAGACGGCCGGTATCGAGATCGTCTCGCACGTGGTCGAGCTGGCCGCGGCCAAGGCCCCGTACGGCGTCCTCCCGAAGCCCTCCGACGTCGAGCGGCTGGACGCCGACCCGGTGCGCTGCCTGGACGCGGACGCGAGCGAGGCGATGGTCGCCGAGATCGACCAGGCCCACAAGGACGGCGACACCCTTGGCGGGGTCGTCGAGGTGCTGGCCTACGGTGTGCCGGTGGGCCTCGGCTCGCATGTGCACTGGGACCGCCGTCTGGACGCCCGGCTGGCCGCCGCCCTCATGGGCATCCAGGCCATCAAGGGCGTCGAGGTCGGCGACGGCTTCGACCTGGCGCGGGTGCCGGGCTCGAAGGCCCATGACGAGATCCTCTCGACCGACGACGGCATCCGCCGCAGCTCGGGCCGCTCCGGCGGCACCGAGGGCGGGCTGACGACCGGCGAGCTGCTGCGGGTGCGCGCCGCGATGAAGCCGATCGCCACGGTGCCGAAGGCGCTGGCGACCATCGATGTGAGCACCGGCGAGGCGGCCAAGGCGCACCACCAGCGCTCGGACGTCTGCGCGGTGCCGGCCGCGGGCATCGTCGCCGAGGCGATGGTGGCCCTGGTGCTGGCGGACGCGGTGGTGGAGAAGTTCGGCGGCGACAGCGTGCCGGAGACCCGCCGCAACGTGCGGACCTTCCTCGACAACCTGGCGATCAAGTGA